In Pochonia chlamydosporia 170 chromosome 3, whole genome shotgun sequence, the following are encoded in one genomic region:
- a CDS encoding ankyrin repeats (3 copies) domain-containing protein, whose translation MLSLPSEILLQIVTFIESECDINSFARASKATNSLFRSYLYKRNARESDGTALTWAARHGEPQTALASIEAGSSRSEEALNLAIGYGHESIAELVLKNCSIDLSKMDSSDRTPLSRAASGGCTQLIRLMLELDATILNAPDDELGRPALGVACTYGREHVVEQLLSYPDIEVDLADDQGWTPLCLAAEKGHVGIMNLLLRTEKVNVNGVSEEETTPLFLAAEQGHVAAVKLLMSLPETDINIPDSYGETPLLVAARHRHTDVVSCLLEDTRILVNKKDASGDTALAMAASNGHQRIVQLLLDSPATDLYSTNSGRRMPVEVAADGGYNSIAWLILDAMKLKDNGVSATASTNRAPDADIMDDLDPQDCDMDEDTKSMPSEEQGQQSPVSDVGAFKPPRNLSRLDRQPLAWAADDGDIALVKSILSSGDVDINARDSMGFTALAIAASRGFHDVVAVILEAEAVDVNIPSGFDQSPLALSCEAGYASIVQLLLQRTDLDVNSEDDSGKTAFATACLNGHKSVVKLLLERSDVDIYQLDNGKHTALSLTCMEGQESIILDLVQAFNARGDGIKWRDGSNMNPIARAAFHGHTKVVSLLLKHTKISVNTKARYRKTALLIATERGHIDVVNLLLQHPSTNINHKDGNGRSALCLAIENRHDHIAKALIDCERVDINAMTTTNWSPLALALFRGREDVFNHLLQRADVVSRDSFHNFELIRRNRRRATNGGAERRSFVEVLV comes from the coding sequence ATGTTGAGTCTGCCTTCCGAAATTCTCCTCCAGATCGTAACGTTCATTGAGTCAGAATGCGACATCAACTCATTTGCGCGAGCCTCCAAAGCTACCAATTCCCTATTTAGGTCTTATTTATATAAGCGAAATGCCCGAGAGTCAGACGGGACGGCTTTAACATGGGCAGCCAGGCACGGCGAGCCTCAGACAGCCCTAGCTTCAATCGAGGCAGGATCGTCACGCAGCGAAGAAGCTTTAAACTTAGCAATTGGGTATGGCCATGAGTCAATAGCGGAGCTAGTCCTGAAGAATTGCTCAATCGATCTCAGCAAAATGGACAGCAGCGACAGGACGCCTCTATCGCGTGCTGCTAGCGGAGGATGTACGCAACTCATCCGGCTCATGCTGGAACTGGACGCAACGATACTCAACGCACCGGACGATGAGCTCGGCCGCCCGGCACTTGGAGTCGCGTGTACTTATGGGCGCGAACACGTCGTTGAGCAGCTGCTCAGTTATCCTGATATCGAAGTTGACCTTGCGGATGATCAGGGATGGACTCCTCTCTGCCTGGCCGCTGAAAAGGGCCATGTTGGCATTATGAACCTCCTTCTGAGAACTGAGAAGGTCAACGTCAACGGCGTGAGTGAAGAAGAAACCACGCCTCTGTTTTTGGCTGCTGAACAGGGCCATGTTGCCGCCGTGAAACTGCTCATGAGCCTCCCAGAGACAGACATAAACATACCGGATTCGTACGGCGAGACGCCGCTTCTTGTCGCTGCGCGGCATAGACACACGGATGTTGTCAGCTGTTTACTTGAGGATACCAGGATCCTGGTTAATAAGAAGGATGCGAGTGGTGATACGGCGCTGGCAATGGCCGCAAGCAACGGTCACCAACGCATTGTGCAGCTACTTCTGGACAGCCCTGCAACGGACTTGTATTCTACAAACTCGGGGAGACGGATGCCGGTTGAGGTAGCTGCCGACGGAGGTTACAATAGCATCGCTTGGTTGATATTGGACGCAATGAAGCTGAAAGACAATGGGGTATCCGCCACAGCATCTACAAATAGAGCACCAGATGCAGATATCATGGATGATCTGGATCCACAAGACTGTGATATGGATGAGGATACCAAATCTATGCCTTCAGAGGAACAAGGGCAACAAAGTCCAGTATCAGACGTAGGAGCATTCAAACCTCCCCGAAATCTATCTAGGCTCGATCGACAGCCACTCGCATGGGCAGCAGATGACGGAGACATCGCTCTGGTAAAGTCAATACTGAGCTCAGGCGACGTAGATATCAACGCCAGGGATTCTATGGGCTTTACCGCACTGGCAATTGCAGCATCAAGAGGCTTCCACGACGTTGTTGCAGTAATACTTGAGGCAGAGGCTGTAGACGTTAATATCCCAAGTGGCTTCGATCAATCGCCTCTAGCACTGAGTTGCGAGGCCGGCTACGCTTCCATCGTTCAACTTCTGCTGCAAAGAACTGACTTGGACGTAAATTCCGAAGATGACAGCGGGAAAACTGCATTCGCCACTGCTTGTCTAAACGGACACAAGTCTGTGGTAAAACTGCTTCTTGAGAGAAGCGACGTCGATATATACCAGCTAGACAATGGGAAGCATACGGCACTGTCCCTCACGTGCATGGAGGGACAAGAAAGCATAATCCTAGACCTCGTCCAGGCATTCAACGCACGAGGCGACGGTATTAAATGGCGAGACGGCTCAAACATGAATCCAATCGCGCGGGCCGCATTTCACGGACACACAAAAGTCGTGTCTTTGCTGTTAAAGCATACGAAAATTAGTGTCAATACCAAGGCCAGATACCGCAAGACGGCATTACTGATAGCAACGGAGCGAGGACACATTGATGTCGTGAATCTGCTATTACAACACCCgtccaccaacatcaaccatAAAGACGGTAATGGGAGGTCCGCTCTTTGCCTTGCAATCGAAAACCGTCATGATCATATCGCAAAGGCACTGATAGACTGTGAAAGGGTGGATATCAATGCGATGACGACAACGAATTGGAGTCCCCTTGCTTTGGCGCTGTTCCGTGGACGGGAGGACGTTTTCAATCATCTCTTACAGCGGGCGGATGTTGTGAGTCGTGATTCTTTTCATAACTTTGAACTTATTCGGCGGAATCGAAGGCGGGCGACGAATGGGGGAGCTGAGCGAAGGAGTTTTGTAGAGGTTTTGGTATGA
- a CDS encoding isochorismatase (similar to Metarhizium robertsii ARSEF 23 XP_007826102.1), producing the protein MKLLCILAGVAAAVATQGVSTTNKFQFERLDRNNSMLLVVDHQVGLFNLARDFDPTLYREQLIAHAALGKVFDIPVVLTTSAQTGPNGPLPKEILEMYPSAPLIQRQGEVNAWDNEDFRKAIKAANKSQIIMAGITTDVCTTFLALSLRQEGYSVWANAEASGTTSDLVREISNDRMANAGVNIVSLFSIACDLMRDWRNTPGAKEMIPWLDRYFPVWGYVARGHIAAVQNGSVVPGEQGLLG; encoded by the exons ATGAAGCTGCTCTGTATTTTGGCGGGAGTGGCCGCCGCGGTGGCAACTCAAGGCGTTTCTACCACGAATA AGTTTCAGTTTGAGCGATTGGACAGGAATAACTCC ATGCTCCTCGTCGTGGATCACCAAGTCGGACTATTCAACCTCGCGAGAGACTTTGACCCCACGCTCTATCGTGAGCAGCTCATTGCCCATGCCGCGCTGGGTAAAGTGTTCGATATACCTGTTGTTCTGACTACATCTGCTCAAACCG GACCAAATGGCCCTCTCCCAAAGGAGATCCTAGAAATGTACCCCAGTGCCCCCCTCATTCAACGCCAAGGCGAAGTAAACGCCTGGGACAATGAAGACTTCCGCAAAGCTAtcaaggcagccaacaagtcccaaatcatcatggcagGCATCACCACCGACGTCTGCACCACATTCCTAGCACTGTCACTTCGGCAAGAAGGCTATTCAGTGTGGGCAAATGCTGAGGCGTCAGGCACCACGTCCGACCTGGTCCGCGAGATTTCGAATGATCGAATGGCTAATGCTGGCGTCAACATTGTCAGTCTGTTCTCGATTGCGTGTGACTTGATGAGAGATTGGAGGAATACACCTGGGGCGAAGGAGATGATTCCTTGGCTGGATAGGTATTTCCCTGTTTGGGGCTATGTTGCGCGCGGCCATATTGCTGCTGTTCAGAATGGGTCGGTGGTGCCTGGTGAGCAGGGTCTTTTGGGGTGA
- a CDS encoding BTB/POZ fold domain-containing protein (similar to Metarhizium robertsii ARSEF 23 XP_007818738.1): protein MAIASDVTINSSKFNHQNITDDTVKTNALLETISSKGPQWNEVGAAKYREMRETGDTPLPMPVYLPQAKDEAIPSRDLGRSIPIRVYKPDNGQPSKGVFLHIHGGGFVLGSHQHQDETLQRYANACQLTSISVGYRLAPENPWPAAVHDCADVAEYLIDNASIFGGSLLFVSGESVGSCLAAITVFHLLRARPHHQLAGTVLPFGQFDLTLNLPKVSSFERRLVINREALQRFGNAYTPNMTIEQRRNPSISPLYEDMETLSKVQGSLPPALFLCGTEDPLLDDTLLMSVKWMSTGSDAVVKIYPGAPHAFTIFPGFKPGEDAIAMSLKKKLMSNIPEILPHWLVFPIQVSNEVFKVSGASICSDAPSYFTQYFLNQIKAAQVNKEDLGKAIKTLYIDRDPITFKDILLHLQGYYVAPTDEVHFTRLFADAQFYSLPRLISQLHESGIFISIGHRQFQIPRSLLTDSANSPNFFTLGYATQFSRPEDPFPGAEGKTLIRPPSVIPSSVPNRCAETFSDLLHLLRGYPITIRDENHREELLRDARYFHFKGLEQQLIPHLIGYNALRQSDEITVRLENIQKSGIRVPLTDESSASSLPVFVHYARPLVDDRARELIVEIGDETTKMYFFPAGVRAEFLNDAQNRVSKLLEVATDKLDLIPAMDALNLQMEVDDREKTPTPTTVSSKPNLIKVSLEPESAITVDGKPYTSELSLLNDRDTNTTAKPRKRQRTVSGSPVSWIVKTGQWRVCFLPGKDGESGMDCVLVAVKIDAITSELERNRVKDYLVSPMRGDSPDKI, encoded by the exons atggccattgctAGTGATGTTACCATTAACTCCAGCAAGTTCAATCACCAAAACATCACCGACGACACGGTGAAAACAAATGCCCTTCTTGAGACAATTAGCTCGAAAGGCCCTCAATGGAACGAAGTCGGTGCCGCCAAATATCGCGAGATGCGAGAAACAGGAGACACACCTCTCCCTATGCCAGTCTATCTCCCCCAAGCCAAAGATGAAGCCATACCATCGAGGGACCTGGGCCGCAGCATTCCAATTCGTGTTTATAAACCGGATAATGGACAGCCCAGCAAGGGCGTCTTTCTTCACATCCACGGTGGCGGCTTTGTATTGGGTTCCCATCAGCA TCAAGATGAAACCCTCCAAAGATACGCCAACGCCTGCCAACTGACATCCATCTCCGTAGGATACCGCCTCGCACCCGAGAACCCATGGCCCGCAGCAGTGCACGACTGCGCCGATGTAGCAGAGTACCTCATCGACAATGCATCTATCTTCGGCGGCAGTCTGCTCTTCGTGAGTGGCGAGTCCGTCGGTTCATGTCTTGCAGCAATTACTGTCTTCCATCTTCTGCGTGCTCGTCCGCACCACCAACTCGCTGGCACTGTTCTCCCGTTCGGCCAATTCGACCTGACACTGAATCTGCCGAAGGTGTCATCCTTTGAGCGGcgcctcgtcatcaaccGTGAAGCCCTGCAGCGGTTCGGTAACGCCTACACGCCGAATATGACAATTGAGCAGCGTCGTAATCCAAGCATATCGCCTCTTTACGAAGACATGGAAACTTTATCGAAGGTGCAGGGATCACTGCCGCCggctttgtttctttgtgGAACTGAGGATCCTCTGCTGGATGATACGCTTCTTATGAGTGTAAAGTGGATGAGCACTGGTAGTGACGCTGTTGTCAAAATATACCCTGGTGCACCTCATGCTTTCACCATCTTCCCTGGCTTCAAGCCCGGCGAGGATGCCATCGCTATGTCA ctaaagaagaagcttaTGTCTAATATTCCCGAAATATTGCCACACTGGCTTGTGTTTCCAATCCAAGTCAGCAACGAGGTGTTCAAAGTTTCAGGGGCGTCAATCTGCTCTGATG CACCTTCGTACTTTACACAATACTTTTTGAACCAGATCAAAGCCGCGCAAGTGAACAAGGAAGACCTGGGAAAGGCCATCAAGACGCTCTACATAGATCGAGATCCAATCACATTCAAAGATATCTTGCTGCATCTTCAGGGCTACTACGTCGCCCCGACTGATGAAGTTCATTTTACGAGATTGTTTGCCGATGCACAATTCTACAGTC TCCCAAGACTAATATCACAGCTACACGAATCGGGCATCTTCATATCAATCGGGCATCGGCAGTTTCAAATCCCCCGTAGCCTCTTGACTGATTCAGCCAACTCACCCAACTTCTTCACCCTTGGTTACGCAACACAGTTTTCTCGCCCTGAAGACCCCTTCCCCGGCGCCGAAGGCAAGACACTAATACGCCCACCTTCTGTGATCCCTTCCTCTGTGCCAAATCGGTGTGCCGAGACATTTTCCGACttgctgcatttgcttcGGGGTTATCCGATAACTATTCGGGATGAAAACCACCGAGAAGAACTTCTCCGTGATGCGAGATACTTCCATTTCAAAGGACTAGAACAGCAGCTCATCCCGCATCTGATAGGCTACAATGCGCTCCGACAATCTGATGAAATAACCGTGCGGCTGGAGAATATACAAAAAAGCGGTATTCGTGTGCCGCTGACCGACGAATCCAGCGCAAGCTCTTTACCCGTGTTTGTTCATTACGCTCGGCCATTGGTAGACGATCGGGCACGCGAATTAATCGTAGAGATTGGTGACGAAACAACCAAAATGTACTTCTTTCCAGCTGGTGTACGGGCAGAATTCCTGAATGATGCGCAGAATCGAGTCTCGAAACTTCTGGAAGTGGCCACAGACAAATTAGACTTGATACCTGCCATGGACGCCCTCAACCTACAAATGGAAGTTGACGATCGGGAAAAGACTCCTACTCCAACCACAGTGAGTTCAAAACCCAATCTGATCAAGGTCTCACTGGAACCTGAATCGGCTATCACGGTGGACGGCAAGCCATATACCAGCGAGTTGTCACTGCTAAATGATCGggacaccaacaccaccgctAAACCACGGAAGCGGCAACGCACCGTATCTGGCTCACCGGTCTCATGGATCGTCAAGACTGGACAATGGAGGGTATGCTTCCTGCCAGGAAAGGATGGGGAGAGCGGGATGGATTGTGTACTAGTTGCTGTCAAGATTGACGCCATTACATCTGAGTTAGAGCGAAATCGAGTCAAGGATTATCTTGTGAGTCCAATGCGTGGTGATAGTCCTGACAAAATATAA
- a CDS encoding GroES-like protein (similar to Glarea lozoyensis ATCC 20868 XP_008081019.1), translating to MRALILTKPPGTTTPVLSFTTTQPVPVPGPDELLVRIHASAIQPSDLLNARGEFGTTTFPRVPGRDFSGVIASGDQQGTPVFGSSGSTHAFTVDGFQAEYAVVPAKGVVGKPDSLTHVQAATLGVPFTTAALIVEQSGAKAGDKVLVLGANGAVGKCICVLLEEQGCTVLRAVRGPAGDVDTKADPDLRTVRSLAPSGVHAAIDTVGVPSLTRAAVEVLGHGGRLVFITAPRGPDANKDLSFDMLGFYREEKSIVGVNSISHSSVQMAGLLEKLDPIFASGRWKQAVSSDYETVRIEDAVEAYANHHGKKFVITMN from the coding sequence ATGAGGGCTCTCATCCTCACGAAACCACCTGGCACTACGACTCCCGTCCTCTCCTTCACCACAACTCAACCAGTCCCAGTCCCCGGCCCAGACGAACTCCTAGTACGCATTCACGCATCGGCAATCCAACCATCCGATCTGTTAAATGCGCGAGGCGAATTCGGCACTACCACCTTTCCGCGAGTTCCCGGTCGCGACTTTTCCGGTGTCATTGCCTCCGGCGACCAACAAGGAACACCCGTTTTTGGGTCATCAGGCTCAACTCACGCCTTCACCGTCGATGGCTTCCAAGCCGAGTATGCCGTTGTCCCCGCCAAGGGAGTTGTGGGCAAACCCGACAGTCTAACTCATGTTCAAGCTGCCACACTCGGCGTGCCCTTTACCACAGCAGCACTAATAGTTGAGCAGTCGGGAGCCAAGGCCGGAGACAAAGTCTTAGTTCTAGGTGCGAATGGAGCCGTAGGCAAATGCATATGCGTGCTGCTGGAAGAACAGGGCTGTACTGTTCTCCGCGCAGTACGCGGACCGGCAGGCGATGTCGACACCAAGGCAGATCCGGACCTGAGGACGGTGCGTAGCCTCGCCCCGTCTGGTGTCCATGCCGCTATTGATACTGTTGGCGTACCGTCGCTTACACGCGCGGCTGTCGAGGTTCTGGGTCATGGTGGGCGTCTCGTGTTCATCACTGCACCTCGTGGCCCTGATGCGAATAAGGATTTGTCTTTTGATATGCTAGGTTTCTACCGCGAGGAGAAGAGCATTGTGGGTGTGAATTCTATATCTCACAGCAGTGTTCAAATGGCGGGtttgctggagaagctggatcCAATTTTTGCAAGTGGGCGGTGGAAGCAGGCTGTCTCGTCGGACTATGAGACGGTACGGATTGAAGATGCGGTGGAGGCGTATGCTAATCACCATGGAAAGAAGTTTGTCATTACTATGAATTGA
- a CDS encoding C2H2 transcription factor (similar to Cordyceps militaris CM01 XP_006666389.1): MAGAFRPVNSSLMGESIKEEPMTTSSSSSATPRPSTASQHPPQSQSHTLPDDSKTPTRSTFNSAPTDQTGLPNASLSSAGRPSDLADGTPRRENSQHSTKSSRRDSMDVDMDDSDGETGAGGDDGTISDGDSVGPDGSKSSKKKKSQRFYCTDYPPCNLSFTRSEHLARHIRKHTGERPFQCHCSRRFSRLDNLRQHAQTVHVNEDIPIDSLAATGSRFQRQMRTTDRVRQAGNRARASTSGSAGGPARGHSKSLSTSSIASISSVGSGYGPQTDARRRPPPLVMAADPRSRLSLESYRSTADSTYSYRPPSPGDFSTPTSATFSTAQSSPRWASGMASPTSSHVRSQSMYSSGNRTPGRRLSVPSSANPFQTTPGRPMFGPGHMNSSHPAAFAPAGSNLVPSPTSSTSGWSTRRDSMSSNSDEAWRRRTWHPDSRNYGNQPPQVQSNQLAGVNQNVGPNPPPPIANPSSSQSSLRLPGIESFDPLPPRRHPTPPPQQRGPSPMAIDSEAAYRRPYQQVVGETIQPDERRNLNMYDASLQRGLNRLDISHKTPPRDSAGSWASEANRAVQAQAERVQVQVNQPTVRFEDQVPPSRQFPPQVHSGRSLHQHTMSAPSITTRENKRHGWYHGPVPSQAVGEQAAQDPRGAHVDRMVHPNLTGFSGFPAREQAPPPQQQDGQGNPDSLRRLEALVAVATSEGTAATAY; encoded by the exons ATGGCGGGTGCGTTCCGACCAGTGAACTCGTCGCTGATGGGCGAGTCCATCAAGGAGGAACCCATGACgacatcctcatcctcatccgccACTCCTCGACCCAGCACAGCATcgcaacatccaccacaatcacaatcTCATACTCTACCCGACGATTCGAAAACGCCTACTCGATCGACATTTAATTCCGCTCCCACGGATCAAACGGGGCTGCCCAACGCTTCGCTCTCTTCAGCCGGACGACCTTCTGACCTGGCGGACGGCACCCCGCGCCGTGAAAACTCACAGCATTCCACCAAGTCGTCCAGAAGAGACTCCATGGACGTCGATATGGACGATTCTGACGGAGAGACTGGAGCTGGAGGTGATGACGGGACCATTTCCGACGGAGACAGCGTTGGTCCAGACGGGTCGAAAtcaagcaagaagaaaaagtcGCAAAGATTCTACTGCACGGACTATCCACCATGCAATTTGAGCTTCACGAGGAGTGAACACTTGGCTCGACATATCAG AAAACATACCGGAGAACGACCGTTTCAATGTCATTGCTCCCGCCGCTTCTCGCGGCTTGACAACTTGAGACAACATGCTCAGACTGTTCACGTAAATGAGGACATCCCCATTGATTCACTTGCGGCAACTGGATCACGGTTTCAACGGCAAATGCGAACCACAGACAGAGTGCGACAAGCAGGTAACAGGGCCAGAGCATCGACTAGCGGCAGTGCGGGTGGACCTGCTCGTGGACACTCCAAGAGTCTTTCCACATCCAGTATTGCGAGTATCAGCTCCGTAGGTTCAGGTTACGGCCCTCAGACCGATGCGAGGAGGCGGCCACCACCGCTGGTCATGGCTGCAGATCCCCGATCCCGACTTTCACTTGAATCATACCGAAGCACTGCCGACAGCACATACTCATATCGACCTCCTTCTCCCGGCGACTTCAGTACACCGACATCCGCTACCTTCTCAACTGCACAAAGCAGCCCGCGGTGGGCATCCGGGATGGCCTCGCCTACGTCGTCACATGTTCGCTCCCAAAGCATGTACAGCTCGGGTAACCGGACTCCGGGTCGACGACTGAGCGTGCCCTCAAGCGCGAACCCTTTTCAAACAACCCCAGGGCGGCCAATGTTTGGTCCTGGCCACATGAACAGCTCACACCCGGCCGCATTCGCACCGGCTGGCTCCAATTTGGTTCCATCTCCCACTTCATCCACCTCTGGATGGTCCACCCGGCGAGACTCTATGTCAAGCAACAGCGACGAAGCATGGAGAAGGCGCACATGGCATCCAGACAGTCGAAATTACGGCAACCAGCCACCACAGGTACAATCGAATCAACTGGCCGGTGTAAACCAAAACGTGGGACCCAATCCTCCGCCTCCTATTGCGAACCCGTCAAGTTCTCAGTCGTCTTTGCGACTGCCCGGCATTGAGTCTTTCGATCCGCTCCCTCCACGTCGACACCCAACGCCACCTCCCCAGCAGCGCGGCCCTTCACCTATGGCTATTGATTCGGAGGCAGCATATCGACGTCCGTACCAGCAAGTGGTAGGCGAGACCATTCAGCCAGATGAACGCCGCAACTTGAACATGTACGATGCCAGTCTTCAACGTGGGTTGAATCGCCTCGACATAAGCCACAAGACACCACCCCGTGACAGTGCTGGGAGCTGGGCCTCTGAAGCCAACAGAGCCGTCCAAGCGCAGGCTGAACGtgtccaagttcaagtcaatcaaccGACTGTTCGCTTTGAAGACCAGGTGCCCCCGTCCAGGCAGTTTCCTCCCCAGGTACATAGCGGACGATCCCTCCACCAGCACACAATGTCAGCGCCTTCCATCACAACACGGGAGAATAAGAGACACGGCTGGTATCACGGACCCGTGCCGTCGCAGGCCGTTGGTGAGCAGGCAGCGCAAGACCCGCGAGGTGCCCATGTTGATCGCATGGTTCACCCGAATCTAACTGGCTTCAGCGGCTTTCCCGCCAGGGAGCAGGCACCTCCaccccaacagcaagacgGTCAAGGAAATCCAGACTCTCTTAGGCGTCTGGAAGCCCTAGTTGCTGTTGCCACGAGCGAAGGGACTGCAGCGACAGCTTACTAA